One part of the Corynebacterium sp. CNCTC7651 genome encodes these proteins:
- a CDS encoding ISL3 family transposase, with amino-acid sequence MQPTSNVVADTICRTAELGLTITNAAHDAAMTLIECEALAPINECPSCSQPGLLRDHTYRELVDLPIVGFATKLRVRVPRYLCGNHACGQKSFRAGLDCADDRSKVTHRVVRWILQRLAVDRMSIQATANALGISWQLTCDLALSMTRELISDPDHLAGVRVIGVDEHKWAHNFRAAGGGFVTVIVDMTHQHTGKPARLLDVIPGRSADVLTRWLNQHPKAFREGLEVITMDGFQGYATAADEAIPHATRVMDPFHVVRLAGDKLTLCRQRLQRETTGRRGRKGDPLFQNRRTLLTRIGLLSGSQQQRLDNLFNYDDDYAVLQETWLVYQEIIDSYEDANKTRAKKKMSRLIDRLRGLRNAGLAELAQLGRTIHKRRTDVLAFFDIGASNGPVEAINGRLEHLRGIALGFRNINHYILRCLIHSGGLQPKINAL; translated from the coding sequence GTGCAGCCTACTTCCAATGTCGTCGCCGATACCATTTGCCGCACCGCGGAGCTGGGTTTGACGATCACTAACGCCGCCCACGACGCTGCGATGACACTCATCGAATGCGAAGCGCTCGCCCCGATCAACGAGTGCCCCTCATGTTCCCAGCCCGGTCTGCTGCGGGATCACACCTACCGTGAGCTGGTTGATCTTCCTATTGTGGGGTTTGCCACCAAGCTTCGGGTGCGGGTGCCGCGCTACCTCTGCGGCAACCATGCGTGCGGGCAGAAGAGCTTTCGGGCCGGGCTGGACTGCGCCGATGACCGCTCCAAGGTCACCCACCGGGTGGTGCGCTGGATTCTGCAGCGCCTTGCCGTTGACCGGATGAGTATCCAGGCAACCGCGAATGCGCTCGGTATCAGCTGGCAGCTCACGTGCGATCTGGCCTTGTCGATGACACGTGAGCTCATCAGCGATCCTGATCACCTCGCCGGGGTGCGCGTCATCGGTGTGGACGAGCACAAATGGGCGCATAACTTCCGCGCCGCCGGCGGCGGGTTCGTCACAGTGATCGTGGACATGACACATCAGCACACCGGTAAGCCCGCCAGGCTCCTCGACGTCATCCCAGGCAGAAGTGCTGACGTGCTCACTAGGTGGCTCAACCAACACCCCAAGGCGTTTCGTGAAGGGTTAGAGGTGATCACCATGGACGGGTTCCAAGGCTATGCCACGGCCGCTGACGAGGCGATCCCGCACGCCACACGGGTGATGGACCCCTTCCACGTGGTTCGCCTAGCTGGCGACAAGCTGACCTTGTGCCGGCAACGCCTGCAGCGTGAAACCACCGGCAGACGCGGCCGCAAAGGCGACCCACTGTTCCAAAACCGCAGAACACTGCTGACCAGGATTGGGCTGCTCAGCGGGTCGCAACAACAGCGGCTGGACAACTTATTCAACTACGACGACGACTACGCCGTGCTACAGGAGACCTGGCTGGTCTACCAAGAAATCATCGACAGCTACGAAGACGCCAACAAGACCCGGGCGAAAAAGAAAATGAGCCGCCTGATCGACCGGTTACGGGGCCTGCGCAACGCAGGCCTTGCCGAACTCGCCCAACTCGGACGCACAATCCACAAACGCCGCACAGACGTCCTCGCCTTCTTCGACATCGGCGCCTCCAACGGGCCAGTCGAAGCCATCAACGGACGCCTCGAACACCTCCGCGGCATCGCACTAGGCTTCCGCAACATCAACCACTACATCTTGCGCTGCCTCATCCACTCCGGAGGCCTCCAACCCAAAATCAACGCACTCTAA